Below is a genomic region from Rana temporaria chromosome 3, aRanTem1.1, whole genome shotgun sequence.
tccagcctaaaagaaTAGAAGTCACAGGCCAAATGATAATAAATGATCAGGGACACACAGTACGAGAATGCCCCCAATAAAGAATCTCTTCTCCAACCATCTGAGATTAGTATCTCTCCTTTCCACCCAAAGGAGAGAAGCACAAACCATATTACAGTAACAGCTCTGCAAGCTGTTGTGAGCACAGAATAGGCTCTAACCTGTAGTAATCCTTTAGTAAGCAACTCTCTGGTTGCAAAGTAAAAGGATCCATTCTCATACAGCTCTCCCTTCCAGTCCTGGCGGCGGGGGCGACGTGCTGGGACAAAGTTCTCCGCTACTGTTGCCTCTCCTACAAGATATAcaaacacaaaatgtatttattttatttgaggAAAGCAtccaaacctgttttttttttaagtttaaaagttttattgaaaattttcatGACATACAAAATGCAAATACATGGTGCATAGctcttacattaaccacttaaagcggtggttcaccctccataacaacattttatcataaaatgaggcatagtagcgcgagctacagtatgcctgtctttattttttttagccccgtactcactgtgcaatcgtagagacaagattccgactccccgcggggaatgggcgttcctatggagagggaaggtgattgacggccagctctggcacgtcacgctccccgaagacagccggaacaggtctcggctcttcacggcgctatacggcgcctgcgcacagactatgcgcaggcaccgtgaagcgccaagtcctatttcggctatttccggagaagcgggacgtgccagagccggccgtcaatcaccttccctctccataggaacgcccattccccgcggggagtcggaatcttgtctctacgattgcacagtgagtacggggctaaaaaaataaagacaggcatactgtagctcgcgctactatgcctcattttatgctagaggaaaacaatttttttttttttttaattaatagggtgaacccccgctttaaccacttaccccccggaccatattgctgcccaaagaccagagtactttttgcgattcgggactgcgtcgctttaacagacgattgcgcggtcgtgcgacgtggctcccaaacaaaattggcgtcctttttttcccacaaatagagcttacttttggtggtatttgatcacctctgcggtttttagtttttgcgctataaacaaaaatagagagccaatttttaaaaaaatgaatattttttacattttgctataataaatatcccccaaaaatatataaaaaacatttttttccctcagtttaggccgatatgttttcttctacatatttttcgtaaaaaataaaatcgcaataagcgtttattgattggtttgtgcaaaagttatagcgtttacaaaatagggggtatttttatgtcatttttattatattttttttactagtaatggcggcaatcagcgattttttttttcagtattgcgacattatggcggacacttcggacacttttgacacatttttgggaccattggcatttttatagcgatcagtgctataaaaatgcattggattactataaaaatgccactggcagtgaaggggttaacactagggggcggggaaggggttaagtatgcctgggtgtgttcttactgtggggggggggggggtggcctcactagggggaaacactgatcctcggttcatacattgtatgaaccgaagatcagcatttcccctgctgacaggaccgggagctgtgtgtttacacacacagctcccggtccccgctctgtaacaagcgatcgcgtgtgcccggcggcgatcgcgcccaccgggcacacgcacgggagtcgggggctggGAGTCgggggcccctagtggcggctgggagagaggacgtcatattacgtgctctcgcccagcagagccaccttgtggacgtataacgacggtgcgcggtcggcaagtggttaaggaccccttcacgccgatatacgtcggcagaatggcacatccacgtacctgtatgttgccctttaagcccagccgtggggtcgcgcgtgcacgcgacccgcggcacccgatcgccgctggtgtcccgcgatcggtcctccggagctaaagaacgaggagagctgtgtgtaaacacagcttccccgttcttcactgtggcgcggtcattgatcgtgtgttccctgttatagggaaacacgatcaatgacgtcacatgtccagccctgcccccctacagttagaaacacatatgaggtcacacttaaccccttcagcggcccctagtggttaactcccaaactgcagttgtcattttcacagtaaacaatgcatttttatagattgttttgctgtgaaaatgacaatggtcccaaaaacgtgtcaaaattgtcggatgtgtccgccataatgtcgcggtcacaaaaaaaaaaaaaaaacgctgatcgccgccattagtagtaaaaaaaaaaattttaaaaaaataataaaaatgcaataaaactatcccctattttgtaaacgctatcaattttgtgcgaaccaatcgataaacgcctattgcgatttttttcccccaaaaataggtagaagaatactataccaataatatattttttgggtatatatttattatagcaaaattttaaaaatattgtttttttttttcaaaatggtcgcgcCACATTGGGAGCCacaacgcgcaattgtcagttaaagcgacgcagtgccgaattgcaaaaactgtccgggtcctttacctgcatttcggtccgggtcttaaatggttaaagaACCCCTTCTTTTCAGATGCACAATAATGATCTTTTCTTCCAGGTCAAGGGAAAAGACTGGGGCCATGATAAAAGTACAAGCACCTCACCTGCCTTCACCTCCTTCCAGCGGAATAAATGATGCCTGACCACAGCGAACACCGAGTCGTAGCCTTGGTTCTGAATCATGTCCACCACCTTGATGAGGTCTGAGGGGTGCAGACACGGAGATGTGGCTTGTATGTTCCCAACTATGTCCACTTCTGTGACGAAAAACACACTGTATCACAATACAGCACCATATGGTGAGAAATATATTCTGTTCAGCTGCACTGAGAAAGGCACAAGAATGGTTCACAGGTCTCCACAAATCAAAACAGAGCCCCAGATGAGCCAGAATCAGCAATGGTGAAATGCTGTTATGTCATCTAACCCATTCAGGACAAAGACAGGGTCTCCTTAAAGTCCACCCCGACCCATTATATGCATCTTACCAGTGCTTCCTCACCACTCTACCCAATAACACCCTCATTGGCGACAGTTCAGTGTAAAATTAATGAATGTGTGTAATGTGAAACACGTTCTGGATGACGAACCTGGGTGATGCTGCAGGAACTCCTGTATAGTTTCCAGGGAACTGGTTGTGTCTTTGGACACCTCGGAGCTCCTCCGGTGAACCTTTGCTCCATACTGCTTAGCCACCTCCTCAATCTCATCGTGGTCTGTGGACACCCACACACTGCAAGAGAGAAAAACCCAAATCAGTCATGAGACTATAGTGCTGAGAGATTGCACATTGACACAGATTCACCTGTAAAAGTAACTCATCCataggacagaggcagggacgtggaTAAGGCGGTACCATCGGTCCTCCTGTATAGGGTCCAGGCCGGCAAAGGGGGCCTAGGCAACTGGGTGAATCTCTCTACAGCTGCTGTATGGAGAGCCATACAGGGGGATCGATTCCAATAATTGTCCCCCACTCCAATCACCCTCCGTGTGCATAATATGTTTCCGTTTCCCTATACTGCCCAAAGCCcccgtgtgcccccccccccccagcagtgctgccggatggagtgggggggggtgtcatgtcatttaccagccccttccttttctgaattaaTGAGTGATCAGTACCCATCACCCACTGTGTTCATTAATTTCCAACAGCAGCCCTGGACTGTACCTGGGGATAAGGATGCATTGCAGGAGTGTGCACATATTAAATAGGGTTTtaccaaactttgttgcagatttccgCCTTTTGTTATTCTATAGATATCACGGTTTGTTCCtcaataattatcaatcagctgtgcacctgcaaggctctaatgaggaaagctgctgggtctgcatccctttagacatgatttcctattgggaataTTGCACCAAAAAGTACGTTtttattgcaggggatgcctgaaatctgacttgcatcttagtgcagacttctgggaaaattggtgagctaaTCACACACACAGGAAATTAGATATGTGGGGGGCGTTCTGTATACATTCTGCGTACAGAACAccttcaggtagccatattgcattttacagaaaatacagAGCTGCAGAccgaaaaggaaaggtaatttttttgctagaaaatgacacaaaaccccaaacattatatatgattttttagcagagaccctagagaataagatggcggtcattgtaactttatcttgcacggtatttgcgcagcaatttttaaacattttttttaaccacttcaataccgcacatagtcaaatgacgtccacaagggggatctcccatccagggtggacgtcatatgacgtcctggacctTGTactgtgatatctgaatgatgcctgcagctagaggcatcatttagatatcattgtgttccggcTGCGATCATGCGCACCATAATAATGaccatagcggcggttccgccgcttgatcgttcttataggctgcGGGAGGGGACATTTCCCCCCTCCCGCAGCCATCCAGAGCTTCTCCGGGCTTTCCCGTGCCATCGGGAGAAAGGATCGCACTgcgccggataggaagcatagagatgaccgtcagaggcctgggcgcgatgtgctgacgtcacgcccgggtacccggaagtaaacaaaaccGCAATTGCAGCTAGTAAGCAtgggatctgtgaatttttttttacaatcttatgcttttcagcctggaggagagatgtggggtcttattgaccccgcatctctccttaaaaagaggacctgtcacacactattcctattacaagggatgtttatattccttgtaataggaataaaagtgatcaaaaagaaaaataaagtaaaaaaaaaaaaaaaaagtaaaacgtccctgtccccggtagcttgcgctcagaagcgaacgcacacgcaagtcccgcccacgtatgtaaacgttgttaaaaccacatatgtgaggtatcgccgcgtagattagagcgtgtgcaacaattctagcactagatctcctctgtaactctaaactgttagCCTTTAAAgattttcaaagcgtcgcctatagagatttttaagtaacgaagtttggcgccattccacgagtgtgcgcaattttaaagcatgacatgttaggtatcgttTTACTCtgcttaacatcatctttcatattttacccaaaaaattgggctaactttactgttttgttattttttaatttatgaaaccatttaaaaaaaaaaaggcgtttgaaaatgtattgcgcaaatactgtgcaagataaaaagttgcaatgaccgcaattttattccctggggtgtctgctaaaaaacatatataatgtttgggggttctgagtaattttctagcaaaagaatgatgatttgtacatgtaggagagaagtgccagaataggcccggtatggaggtgggtaaaaaaaaacggtattgaaggggttaaaaaaaaaacaaaaaaaacacagtaacgttagcccaatttttttgtataatgtgaaagttgatgttacgccgagtaaatagatacttatgtcatgcttcaaaatttcacacactcatggaatggcgccaaacttaggtacttaaaaatccccataggcgacgctttcaaattatttacaggttacatgttttgatttacagaggaggttagaattattgcttttgctctgataatcgcgacgatacctcacgtgtggtttgaatggcatttacatatgtatgcgttcgcttctgcgagcgAGCACGCTGGGACagaggcgctttaaaaaaaaaagattttttgttaattttacttttattattctattttgacacttttttacatttttttgatcacttttatttctattacaaggaatgtaaacatcccttgtaataggaataagcatgactggtcctctttacagtgagatctgggggtcaataaGTCCCCACATCTCACCCCCTCGGCTGggaaccctgaaaaaaaaaaaactcagcttcCCAGCCAAGGCACGACATTTTTtcaatcatagagactccggggaccatctggcccgctgaaaatctctatggtcagctTTTGGGGCTGGTCGGTTCCTTCTCCAGTTTGCGGCAGGCAGGGGTGActgcagtgatgagaaaattcatAAGGAGCAAGATGGAaaattttcttaaccacttccatacagggcacttacgtaccttcccgcccaagccaattttcagctttcagcactgtcgcactttgaatggcaattgcgcggtcatgctacactgtacccaaacaaaattggcgtccttttttacccacaaatagagctttcttttggtggtattagatcatatctgcgattttttttttgcgcaacaactaaaaaaagaccgaaaattttgaaaaaaattacgtttttatttttttctgtaatttttttgtaaataagtaagttttttctttcaattacgggcactgatatggtggcactgatgggcacagatgagatggcactgatggacatcgacgaggtagtactgacgggcacagatgaggtggcactgattggcggtgctggtatgcggcactgatgggcacacataggcggcactcatgggtggcactgatgggcactcatgggcggcactgatgggcactgtggggtggcactgatgggcactgtggggtggcactgatgggcaccgtggggcggcactgatgggcactgtggggcggcactgatgggcactgtggggcggcactgatttacttgttgccagtcagtgcccatttgtgggcactgattggcatcttttttttttttttcaggcttttttttttcccattcttttttgttttgcccttccctggtggtccatgtggcgatccgagaggggggctgcgctgataaacattcagcacgaaccccccctgtcaggagagccgccgatcggctctcctctactcgcgtctgtcagacgcgagtgaggaagagccatcaacggctcttcctgtttacattgtgatcagccgtggttggacacggctgatcccgtggtaaagagtctccgtgagagactctttaccttgatcagtgttgcagggtgtcagactgacaccctgcaacaacgatcgccgcgatgcgcgcccctgaTCGTCacgacgtccggtcaggattctacaaccactttgccgacgtcaatctgtcattggcgggcggcaagtggttaaactaacaaATTTGTAACAGTATAtgtggctctttttttttccattcattccaaaaatcGAATGTTAAATGTTCTGAGAATTTGGGTTCCAAAATTCTACTACTGTATTCCCAGCGCTcacgtggtggctgcattcgttttccttCTTCAAGCCCTTTCCTTTTATTTCCACCGGGTGATTCTGCCAACACACTTCCtgccctagggtgacaacactcactgtTCTGTATTTATGGGGGAGCAGCGTTGTCACACTAGGACCAGCACACTGACAGGGGGTGCTAACACTGATctgcttttatttatataaaatcgTTATcccaaaaaggaacaaaaaactgtttgctgCAACCGCTTATAAAGTGTgacctggagtttggcttcaatttgttagtgaatCTCAATCTGCTAGTACACCCAACAACCCccttccccccagactgacacttGCTGTGCCCCTTCCTCCAAAGTGAGGGCACTCCAATACAGGATGTGTGTGGTATTGGCCAGATCATTGGGTGAGAACAAGGAAAATAAGAGACTTAAAAAGGaaagctaatgcagccaccacatctaaggattgttaATCTTCAATACACCATGGTTTTGGTTGTAATATCGTTGTAGCATGCATATCACTATGCCGTGTAAGATGCTCGCCGCtgacgccactgcgcatgcgccgcttttAGACCAAAGAAACCGAGTGCAGGGCTGTTCCACACAACTATAGCTGACTCGGATTAACCCCCTCACACGCCGAAGCAGCTGCAAGATATGGCGAGGGCTCACAACGGAGACACAGGCTGGATGTATTAGATAACACAGGCTGGATGGGGCACACCATGAATATGAtgaaggagggggggcactgatccctgtatgatggcggaggggggggggggggcactgatccctgtatgatgatggaggaggggggggggggggcaatgatccctgtatgatggaggaggggggggcactgatccctgtatgatggcggaggggggggggggcaatgatccATGTattatggaggaggggggggggaatgatccatgtatgatggaggagggggggcactgatccctgtatgatggcgaaggggggggggcaatgatccctgtatgatgaaggaggagggggggcactgatccctgtataatggaggaggaggaggggggggcaatgatccctgtatgatggcggagggggggggggcaatgatccatgtatgatggaggggggggggaatgatccatgtatgatggaggagggggggcactgatccctgtatgatggcgaAGGGGGGGGcaatgatccctgtatgatgaaggaggagggggggcactgatccctgtatgatgaaggaggaggagggggggggcaatgatccctgtatgatggaggaggagggggggcactgatccctgtatgatggaggagggggggcactgatccctgtatgatggaggaggaggagggggggggactgatccctgtatgatggaggaggaggagggggggggggcactgatccctgtataatggaggaggaggaggggggggcaatgatccctgtatgatggcggaggggggggggcaatgatccatgtatgatggaggggggggggaatgatccatgtatgatggaggagggggggcactgatccctgtatgatggcgaAGGGGGGGGcaatgatccctgtatgatgaaggaggagggggggcactgatccctgtatgatgaaggaggaggaggggggggccaatgatccctgtatgatggaggaggagggggggcactgatccctgtatgatggaggagggggggcactgatccctgtatgatggaggaggaggaggggggggcactgatccctgtatgatggaggaggaggagggggggggggcactgatccctgtatgatggaggaggaggaggggggggcactgatccctgtatgatggaggaggaggaggggggggggcactgatccctgtatgatggaggagggggggcactgatccctgtatgatggaggaggaggaggggggggcactgatccctgtatgatggaggaggaggaggggggggggcaatgatccctgtatgatgatgaaggaggggggggcaatgatccctgtatgatgatgaaggagggggggggcactgatccctgtacgatgatagaggagggggggcactgatccctgtatgaggatgatgaaggagggggggggaggcactgatccctgtatgatggcggGGGGcaatgatccctgtatgatggaggagggggcactgatccctgtatgatggaggagggggggggcactgatccctgtatgatggaggagggggggcactgcccccttttccatcataccagggatcagtgcccctcagtggcggctggtgttcaaacgttttgggggggggcgcaaacaaatgaaaaaaaaaattcatcaattgcagcgtcactgtgcccatcaattgccaccactgtgccataaaattgtcgccatgccatcaaacgcagccactgtgccatcaaatgttgccactgtgcccaacaactGTTGCCACGgtgcccaattgtcaccactgtgccatgccaaacgcagccactgtacaaaGTGCAGTGTGTGCGTTAGAGATTATGTAGGTTAGCAGCTGACAGATTCCTGTAGTATTACCATACAGTGATCATTGTGATTATAGAGAATGTCCTCCTCCCTCCTATGTACTGTATAGGAATCATCTTTGAATCCAGCACAATGGGAAGCGCTGTAGGGAGCATAACCCAACATGGGTGGGCGGGTTAACCCTACATCTATAAGCGGATTGGTCCCCTTGAGTGGGCAGGGCAGTTTCTCCAGCAGTAGATTTGCTCCCCGTTGCGCTCTTCATTATAAAAAGGGGGCGTGTCACTGACCTATCAAACTGTCCGGAGTCTATGGCGGCCCGCAGTACCCAGGCGATGAGCGGCTTCCCGGCCAGTCTCCGGATGTTCTTCAGCGGGATGCCCTTGCTGCCTCCCCGGGCCAGGACTATCGCCGCAACGTGTCGCCgcttcttctgcttcttcttaTCCGGCCCGTCCATGACCACCTCCGCCGACATCTTCCTGCGGTTCCGGGCACGTCACCTCCAGCGCGAAAGCTTTATTGGGGAGGGCGTGGCCTGCGGCTACATTACTTCAGAGGGGGTACGGCAGAAGGTGGGGCCTTAGTGTCAGTCAAAGAGAGAATGGGCGGGGTCATTGTGGAAACAGCTACATTACTTCAGAGTGGGTACGGCAGAAGGTGGGACCTTAGTGTCGGTCAAAGAGGGAATGGGCGGGGTCGTTGTGGAAACGGCTGCCCATTCAGTGTTGGACAAGTTTCTCCACATAGGAGGATGTTTACTGAACGTGTCATAGGGGAGCCTTGCCATGGGAGGTTTATGACGAGCAGTGTTTAGGGATGCTTGTCTGCTGGGCACTatcacacccttcctgcccaggccagcttCCAGCGCTGACACACATTTCTACAActaggtcatacaacactgtacacatTTCTACAActaggtcatacaacactgtacacatTTCTACAActaggtcatacaacactgtacacatTTCTACAActaggtcatacaacactgtacacatTTCTACAActaggtcatacaacactgtacacatTTCTACAActaggtcatacaacactgtacacatTTCTACAActaggtcatacaacactgtacacatTTCTACAActaggtcatacaacactgtacacatTTCTACAActaggtcatacaacactgtacacatTTCTACAActaggtcatacaacactgtacacataggacatcttttatctttttatttttttaccaggggtctcaaactggcggccctccaactgtagaactacaagtcccatcatgcctttgcctgtgagagtcatgcttgtaactgtcagccttgcaatgcctcatgggacttgtagttttttgcaacagctggagggccaccagtttgagacttggttttggtggtgtttaaccacttgaccaccgggcctattttggcacttctttaatcagaacccccaattattatatatatttttttaagcagacaccctagggaataaaatggcggtcattgcaactttttttcttgagcggtatttgtgcaataatttttcaaacgccttttttttggaaaaaaaaaaaacggtttcatgaattaaaaaataacaaaacagtaaagttagcccaatttttttgtataatgtgaaagatgatgttacacctagtaaatagatacctaacttgtcatgctttaaaattgtgcacactcatggaatggcgccaaacttcggtacttaaaaatttccataggcgacgcttttaattttttttacaggttaccagtttagagttacagaggaggtttagtgctAAAACTGttacacacgctctaacgcacgcgtcaatacctcacatgtggggtttgaacggcgtttacatatgtgggcgggacttgcatgcgtgttcgcttctgagcgcgcgctaacggggacaggggcgtttaaaaaaaaaataaaaaacattttttttttacttaattttttttatttttacacttttttttttttatcacttttattcctattacaaggaatgtaaacatcccttgtaatagcaatcactgtgacaggtcctctttatggagagatggggggtcaataagactccacatctctcctccaggcttacaagcatgagatcgtgaaaaaaaaattcaccgatctcatgccgacagccgcgattgtggctttgtttacttccgggcgtgacgtcataatgtcgcgcccaggcctccgacggtcatagagatgactggtgaccagattatctctatgcttcccagccagcaccggccgatttgttctccgggccccccgatggcacgggagagcccggagaagcggcgggagggggggggggcgtcccctcccgctgcctataagaacgatcaagaggtgaAACTgctgctttgatcattcttatcgtgcagagatTCGCctgctgaagacggtgatatctgaatgat
It encodes:
- the CMAS gene encoding N-acylneuraminate cytidylyltransferase, with protein sequence MSAEVVMDGPDKKKQKKRRHVAAIVLARGGSKGIPLKNIRRLAGKPLIAWVLRAAIDSGQFDSVWVSTDHDEIEEVAKQYGAKVHRRSSEVSKDTTSSLETIQEFLQHHPEVDIVGNIQATSPCLHPSDLIKVVDMIQNQGYDSVFAVVRHHLFRWKEVKAGEATVAENFVPARRPRRQDWKGELYENGSFYFATRELLTKGLLQDGKLAYYEMKPEHSVDIDVDIDWPIAEQRVKRYGYFGKNPTVVKLLVCNVDGCLTDGRVYVNQEHELISYSLRDVDGIRMLLDKDVQVRLLSERDISPVLVSNLNLPCLIEGNVSNKKEVVDKWMGKLGLSSWSQVAYMGCSYSDVECLKLAGTCGVPADACTAARMTDSFVCQHGGGNGAIQEFADHIITLMETGR